The genomic stretch CCGAAGCCAACGGTGGACGCGAGCATCAACATGGGGGCGTGCAGACTTCGATTCATGGGGCTACCATTCACCGCCGATCAGGCGAGGTTCGGGATGCAGCGGGACACCGAATTTTGCCTCGACGGCTTCGGCGACATCACGTGCGACTTGCACGATCTCAATACCGCTGGCGCCGCCATGGTTCACGAGGACAAGTGCATGTCGGTCGGACACGCCCGCATGCCCACGCGTGTACCCCTTCATGCCGGCGTTTTCAATCAGCCAAGCAGCAGACAGCTTTTTCGAGCCCGGCTGCCCCGTACGATTGACCGGCATGTCTGGATACTCCGCAGCAAGAGCATCGGCAAACGCGGTGCTCAGAATCGGATTCTTGAAGAAACTGCCTGCATTTCCGATCACAGCAGGGTCCGGCAATTTACGCGTGCGTTGACGAATGACAGCGCGCGCAACGTCCATAGGTGCGGGTGCTGAAATACCCGCGTCTTGAAGTTCGTCGCGAATGCCCGCATAGTCCAAGACCAATCGCGGTTGTGCACTGAGCTTGAACTCGACGTGCGTAATGAAATAGCGATCCGGTTCGTGCTTGAAACGACTGTCGCGGTAACTGAAATCGCACGCGTCATGCAGAAAGGACACGGGCATGCGCCGTTGACGATCCCAAGCATCGACTTGCAAGATTCTGTCCATAATTTCAACGCCGTACGCGCCGATATTTTGAACGGGCGATGCACCCACCGTGCCTGGAATCAAGGCGAGATTTTCAAGGCCGTACCAGTGGTGCTCCAAGGTGTGCATCACGAAGTCATGCCACGGCTTGCCTGCGGCGCAACGCACGCGGTAGTAACCGTCTTCACTGGTCTCGCAGGTCACGCGGTTATCCAGAATGCGCATCACCGCGTTGGGCGGTGAAACAAACACCACATTGCTTCCCGAGCCGAGCAGGAATAGATCTTGCGATTCGTGCGCGTCCAACGCGGCTTCAAGCGCTAACAGATCTTCGACGTCGACGAGCTTTTCAGCGGCGACATCAATCCCAAACGTATTCAGGGCTTTCAGTGATGCATGACGACTGACGCGAAAACCTGATCTCATGAAAAGTTCGCGATTCCAGATGCGCGGTCAACTTTGCGCCGACGAATGGCTTCTGCACACTCAGCGATCAGTTTCGGGCCGCGGTACACAAAGCCGGTATACAACTGCACCAAAGTGGCACCTGCTGCGGTCTTCGCAACCGCGTCTGCACCTTTACAAATGCCCCCCACACCAATGACGGGAATATCGTCGTCGAGTCTCGAACATAAGCGACGCAAGCAGCTTGTCGAACGCGCGAGCAGTGGGCCGCCAGACAATCCGCCGGCTTCAGCAGCCGTGGAATAGCCTTGAACGGTGAGGCGCGAAATCGTTGTATTGGTGGCAACAACACCGTCGATCTTGAGTTCTGTGAACACGCGCGCAGCCGCATCGATATCCGGTTCGGTGAGGTCAGGTGAGAGCTTGACCAAAACCGGCACACGGCGACCATGGCGCACTGCGAGCTGCTCGCGACTCTCGAATAGCGAAGTGATGAGGCGACGCAGGGCTTGTTCTTCCTGCAATTCTCGAAGCCCCATCGTGTTGGGCGACGAAATATTCACGGTCACAT from Lysobacter sp. HDW10 encodes the following:
- a CDS encoding quinone-dependent dihydroorotate dehydrogenase, which produces MYPITRPFLMRMDPERAHAATLAGLERLYALGMTGLVTKRPPSHPIRAFGLDFPNAVGLAAGLDKNAAHIDALFALGFGFVEVGTITPRPQAGNPKPRLFRIPEEQAIINRMGFNNDGIDAAIRNIEASRFVRANKKPGVLGINIGKNKDTENDVAWRDYVTCFERAYPFADYVTVNISSPNTMGLRELQEEQALRRLITSLFESREQLAVRHGRRVPVLVKLSPDLTEPDIDAAARVFTELKIDGVVATNTTISRLTVQGYSTAAEAGGLSGGPLLARSTSCLRRLCSRLDDDIPVIGVGGICKGADAVAKTAAGATLVQLYTGFVYRGPKLIAECAEAIRRRKVDRASGIANFS
- the murB gene encoding UDP-N-acetylmuramate dehydrogenase → MRSGFRVSRHASLKALNTFGIDVAAEKLVDVEDLLALEAALDAHESQDLFLLGSGSNVVFVSPPNAVMRILDNRVTCETSEDGYYRVRCAAGKPWHDFVMHTLEHHWYGLENLALIPGTVGASPVQNIGAYGVEIMDRILQVDAWDRQRRMPVSFLHDACDFSYRDSRFKHEPDRYFITHVEFKLSAQPRLVLDYAGIRDELQDAGISAPAPMDVARAVIRQRTRKLPDPAVIGNAGSFFKNPILSTAFADALAAEYPDMPVNRTGQPGSKKLSAAWLIENAGMKGYTRGHAGVSDRHALVLVNHGGASGIEIVQVARDVAEAVEAKFGVPLHPEPRLIGGEW